The following are encoded together in the Fundulus heteroclitus isolate FHET01 chromosome 19, MU-UCD_Fhet_4.1, whole genome shotgun sequence genome:
- the angel1 gene encoding protein angel homolog 1 — translation MIGILLLYALYPLARFLFRQPSETSKKSVLASVAVNGTTVWDGDTEPRSGSNMQDQSEEPKERLEEPVLQEDATRPSLDEESAVPQERSNDAATEMTEALPAAAEDGEGPGTDDDVTHGDRSEEEQSTSSGDRVGAQRAVVAPSTCLTAEGGVQETHCPEDNRSRAENPETCVMSAEDVLRVSNAGESETPEAAASAEAECWDEYGADLSAGEAGSSDLELHALLLHSQNYLQSDERGDAQTGWHFPLGHDQVSCPTWSFPAPSYYTTVEPTAPFDVMWRMWEEADAASESVLTASPSEKASVDFTVMSYNILAQDLLESNQHLYAHCPLEVLQWSYRFSLLLSEIEKWAPDVLCLQEVQENHYHEHLHPALSQMGYTCVYQRRTGTKTDGCAVCYQSARFAAAAASRLEFFRPETKLLDRHNVGIVLLLRPLVAGGAEVREAGPPLCVATTHLLFNPRRGDVKLAQLAIMLAEIDATIKSCKARGEHCNVVFCGDFNSIPHMPLYQLITTGELYYQGLPTWMVSGQEDLSYKLSYHRLLAPLWPSSLGISDTCQYISECKAQSQNPETRQYTHEFMLQLRYCPAACVRPQNLILIPGVTDNEPDASGDVQDYEKRFRDPLRHRVDLESVYKHVLPGSGTPEVTTLHSEGAATVDYIFYSPKRTFSKDQRACKKPAEKGLKLLGSLSLPSEDLLWSLNGLPNHIFPSDHLSLVARFQLELDNDA, via the exons ATGATAGGTATTTTGCTGTTGTATGCGCTGTATCCCCTGGCTCGGTTCTTGTTCCGTCAACCGTCAG AGACCTCAAAGAAAAGTGTTCTTGCTTCTGTGGCCGTTAATGGCACAACGGTGTGGGATGGTGATACCGAACCCCGATCTGGATCAAACATGCAGGATCAGAGTGAAGAGCCGAAAGAAAGGTTAGAAGAACCGGTCCTGCAGGAGGACGCCACACGTCCCAGCCTGGATGAGGAGTCAGCTGTCCCGCAGGAGAGAAGCAATGATGCAGCCACGGAGATGACCGAGGCGCTGCCTGCGGCGGCCGAGGACGGAGAAGGTCCCGGAACAGATGATGACGTCACGCACGGGGATCGAAGCGAGGAAGAGCAAAGCACGTCTTCAGGTGATCGGGTCGGTGCACAGCGAGCGGTCGTAGCTCCGTCAACATGCCTGACGGCGGAGGGAGGCGTTCAAGAAACCCACTGCCCTGAGGACAATCGAAGCCGGGCTGAAAACCCTGAGACGTGTGTCATGTCTGCTGAGGATGTGCTCAGAGTGTCCAACGCTGGCGAGTCGGAGACCCCAGAGGCAGCTGCGTCTGCAGAGGCCGAGTGCTGGGACGAGTATGGCGCGGACTTATCTGCTGGTGAAGCCGGTAGTTCTGACCTCGAACTGCACGCCCTGCTCTTACACTCCCAGAATTATCTTCAATCTGATGAACGAGGTGATGCACAAACCGGCTGGCACTTTCCTTTAGGACACGATCAAGTTTCCTGCCCCACGTGGAGCTTTCCTGCTCCGAGTTATTACACCACCGTGGAGCCGACAGCGCCCTTTGACG TGATGTGGAGAATGTGGGAGGAGGCGGACGCTGCTTCCGAGAGCGTCTTGACGGCGTCCCCATCAGAAAAAGCCTCTGTGGACTTCACTGTCATGTCCTACAACATCCTCGCCCAAGACCTTTTGGAGTCCAACCAGCACCTGTACGCACACTGCCCCCTGGAGGTGCTGCAGTGGAGCTACCGCTTCAGCCTGCTTTTAAGCGAAATCGAAAAGTGGGCACCAGAC GTCTTGTGTCTGCAAGAGGTTCAGGAGAACCACTACCACGAACACCTGCACCCTGCCCTGTCTCAGATGG GCTACACCTGCGTGTACCAGCGGCGCACGGGGACCAAGACGGACGGCTGCGCCGTTTGCTATCAGAGCGCGCGcttcgccgccgccgccgcctccagGCTGGAGTTCTTCAGGCCCGAGACCAAGCTGCTGGACCGGCACAACGTGGGCATCGTCCTGCTGCTCCGGCCGCTGGTCGCCGGGGGAGCCGAGGTCAGGGAGGCCGGGCCGCCGCTCTGCGTGGCCACCACGCACCTGCTCTTCAACCCCAGGCGAGGCGACGTGAAGCTGGCCCAGCTGGCGATAATGCTGGCAGAAATCGACGCCACGATAAAGTCCTGCAAGGCCAGAGGGGAGCACTGCAACGTCGTCTTCTGTGGAGACTTTAACTCGATTCCCCACATGCCTCTGTACCAGCTGATCACCACCGGCGAGCTCTACTACCAGGGTTTACCCACGTGGATG GTTTCAGGCCAGGAGGACCTTTCTTACAAGCTGAGTTATCACAGGCTGCTGGCGCCTCTGTGGCCCAGCTCTCTAGGGATCTCCGACACCTGCCAGTACATCTCCGAGTGTAAAGCTCAGAGCCAAAATCCAG AGACCCGTCAGTACACGCACGAATTCATGCTGCAGCTCCGCTACTGTCCAGCCGCTTGTGTTCGTCCTCAGAACCTGATTCTGATTCCGGGAGTGACTGACAACGAGCCAG ACGCCTCAGGGGACGTTCAAGACTATGAGAAAAG GTTCAGAGACCCTCTCAGACATCGGGTGGACCTGGAGTCTGTCTATAAACACGTCCTTCCTGGTTCTGGCACTCCAGAAGTCACAACCTTGCACTCGGAGGGCGCAGCTACCGTTGACTACATCTTCTACTCTCCAAAACGCACCTTTAGCAAAGATCAAAGAG CTTGTAAAAAGCCAGCAGAAAAAGGTCTGAAGCTCCTTGGTTCTCTCTCGCTCCCATCTGAGGACCTCTTGTGGTCACTAAACGGACTTCCCAACCACATATTCCCCTCGGATCACCTCAGTCTGGTGGCCCGATTCCAGCTGGAACTTGACAATGAtgcgtga